In Stomoxys calcitrans chromosome 2, idStoCalc2.1, whole genome shotgun sequence, the following proteins share a genomic window:
- the LOC106087209 gene encoding ras-related protein Rab-11A codes for MGTREDEYDYLFKVVLIGDSGVGKSNLLSRFTRNEFNLESKSTIGVEFATRSIEVDGKTIKAQIWDTAGQERYRAITSAYYRGAVGALLVYDIAKHLTYENVERWLRELRDHADQNIVIMLVGNKSDLRHLRSVPTDEAKLFAERNGLSFIETSALDSTNVETAFQNILTEIYRIVSQKQIRDPPEGDVIRPGNDVPIDIKPTVTNDVRKQCCQ; via the exons tTGTTTTAATTGGCGACTCTGGTGTCGGCAAAAGTAATCTACTTTCACGTTTCACGCGCAATGAATTCAATTTGGAATCGAAATCAACGATTGGTGTTGAGTTTGCCACACGTAGCATAGAG GTTGATGGTAAAACAATTAAAGCTCAGATATGGGACACAGCTGGCCAAGAGCGTTATCGTGCTATTACATCGGCCTATTATCGTGGAGCTGTTGGTGCTTTGCTTGTCTATGACATTGCAAAACATTTAACATATGAAAATGTCGAAAGATGGTTGCGGGAGTTGCGTGATCATGCTGATCAGAACATTGTCATTATGCTGGTGGGTAATAAGTCTGATCTGAGGCATTTGCGGTCAGTACCAACCGATGAGGCTAAACTTTTTGCCGAACGCAATGGATTAAGTTTCATTGAAACTTCAGCGCTAGATTCTACTAATGTTGAAACTGCATTCCAGAATATACTCACAG aaatttacCGTATTGTTTCGCAAAAACAAATACGTGATCCACCGGAAGGTGATGTCATTCGTCCTGGCAATGACGTACCCATTGATATTAAGCCAACTGTTACTAATGATGTACGCAAACAATGCTGTCAGTGA
- the LOC106087217 gene encoding protein Peter pan, with product MGKSKKKHPKKRTAAFKESEPHELAEAPHSFIIHRGLSCPFITDLTLDFRKIMEPFTASELKEKKINRIKDFVAVSSFFHVSHMGIFNKAATQLSFKVARLPRGPTLTFKVHQFTLARDVISLNKKQFVDDSIFKHSPLVVMNNFTGDGKHLKLMAHTFQNMFPAINLAEINIATIRRCVLFSYNAETNLVDMRHYSIQVVPVGLTKGVKKLVMGKIPNLAKCEDIADFIMQDGNASESEAEDDENSQVVLPQTLKRKGNLENNKSAVQLQEIGPRMTLQLMKIEDGLLTGEVLYHDHIVKTEEEKEALRKMVEKKQKLKEQRKKQQAENRAKKLKELQKKEKNAVGGAYSENQENAGEEEIGAASDLDDDAVYYKDEVGEEPDEELFKSTEPESRKRTKLPHSFKSKKPKLDMKTSKENSHKSFGNKEKNSFKGKKPFEGKESSRFKGKRTIGGKGKTGFKDKKTFKFNKKK from the exons ATGGGTAAATCAAAAAAGAAACATCCTAAAAAGCGCACGGCTGCCTTTAAGGAAAGTGAACCCCATGAACTGGCAGAAGCTCCACATTCTTTTATTATCCATCGTGGTCTGTCGTGTCCATTTATCACAGATCTAACATTGGATTTTCGTAAAATTATGGAACCATTCACTGCGagtgaattaaaagaaaagaagatAAATCGCATAAAAGATTTTGTGGCGGTTAGCAGTTTCTTCCATGTATCTCACATGGGTATATTTAACAAAGCCGCAACTCAGTTGTCCTTTAAAGTGGCTCGGCTGCCCAGAGGGCCCACGCTAACATTTAAGGTGCATCAATTTACCTTGGCCAGAGATGTGATATCCCTGAACAAGAAACAATTTGTAGATGATAGCATCTTTAAGCACTCTCCATTGGTGGTAATGAATAATTTCACAGGTGATGGCAAACATTTGAAACTAATGGCACATACGTTTCAAAATATGTTTCCCGCAATCAACTTGGCAGAG ATTAATATAGCCACCATAAGACGCTGTGTTCTGTTTTCCTACAATGCCGAAACAAATTTGGTAGATATGCGACATTATTCCATACAAGTAGTCCCTGTGGGTCTCACAAAAGGTGTTAAGAAACTGGTAATGGGTAAAATACCGAATTTGGCAAAATGTGAAGATATAGCCGACTTTATTATGCA AGATGGTAATGCCTCCGAGTCTGAAGCGGAGGATGATGAAAACTCCCAAGTTGTTCTTCCACAAACGCTTAAACGTAAGGGAAATTTGGAAAACAATAAATCGGCTGTACAGCTTCAAGAAATTGGACCCCGCATGACATTGCAGCTTATGAAAATCGAGGATGGCCTTCTCACCGGAGAGGTTCTATACCATGATCATATTGTTAAAACCGAAGAAGAAAAGGAGGCTTTGCGAAAAATGGTtgagaaaaaacaaaagttaaagGAACAACGTAAAAAACAGCAAGCCGAAAATCGTGCCAAGAAACTGAAGGAACTTCAGAAGAAGGAGAAAAATGCTGTGGGTGGAGCATACAGCGAAAATCAAGAGAATGCTGGAGAGGAAGAAATTGGTGCCGCCAGTGATTTAGATGATGACGCTGTTTACTACAAAGATGAAGTAGGCGAAGAGCCTGACGAGGAACTTTTTAAATCGACAGAACCCGAATCAAGAAAACGAACCAAATTACCTCACAGCTTTAAGAGTAAAAAGCCAAAATTGGACATGAAAACCTCAAAGGAGAATAGCCATAAATCGTTTGGAAATAAAGAGAAAAATAGTTTCAAAGGCAAGAAACCGTTCGAAGGCAAAGAAAGCAGTAGATTTAAAGGCAAAAGAACCATAGGTGGTAAAGGCAAAACAGGCTTTAAGGACAAGAAAACcttcaaatttaataaaaagaaataa
- the LOC106087218 gene encoding uncharacterized protein LOC106087218 — translation MVHNMEWYIGSEWQLERKGLHKKVLEHKFTKLEKPFPVSKVLISVSNVENLNGRESKYLAADKLDQDQCMEMGTALCPVDYYLELMIQQMIIGEKALCTIRTKEPGKSIKITLSLKKIIESKEIQKLTVPEMYELALKYKENGVKMFKSYPVFAHEYFAKAAKCLISFKDFENLTKKSDGVSGKDMHDLLIQIQTNLAACLLTAKRYDDVIYQTKFVESQKCPSEKSIYRRAMAYFHMSEFDLAQKTIEKLPDFKDKKEFASLYQKIVDRRKSSNDNYKGMVKKMFG, via the coding sequence ATGGTTCACAACATGGAGTGGTACATTGGAAGTGAATGGCAATTGGAACGTAAAGGTCTTCACAAGAAAGTTTTAGAACATAAATTTACCAAACTGGAAAAACCCTTTCCAGTTTCGAAAGTCTTAATTTCGGTGTCCAATGTGGAAAATCTAAACGGACGTGAATCGAAATATTTAGCCGCTGATAAGCTGGATCAGGATCAATGTATGGAAATGGGCACAGCCCTGTGTCCTGTGGACTACTATTTGGAGCTTATGATTCAACAAATGATAATAGGAGAGAAAGCTTTATGTACCATAAGAACCAAGGAGCCaggaaaatcaattaaaataacactttcccttaaaaaaataatagaatCGAAGGAAATACAAAAACTTACAGTGCCAGAAATGTATGAATTAGCCTTGAAGTACAAAGAGAATGGAGTGAAAATGTTTAAATCTTATCCAGTATTTGCCCACGAATACTTTGCAAAAGCTGCCAAGTGTTTGATTTCTTTCAAGGACTTTGAGAATTTAACTAAAAAATCAGATGGTGTTTCTGGAAAAGATATGCATGATCTTTTGATACAAATTCAAACCAACCTAGCAGCATGCCTTCTGACTGCAAAGCGTTATGATGATGTTATTTaccaaacaaaatttgttgagtCCCAAAAGTGTCCTTCGGAGAAAAGCATTTATCGTAGAGCAATGGCTTATTTCCATATGTCTGAATTTGATTTGGCACAAAAAACCATAGAAAAACTACCTGATTTCAAAGACAAAAAGGAATTTGCCAGTTTGTACCAAAAAATAGTAGACCGACGAAAGAGCAGCAATGACAATTACAAGGGTATGGTGAAGAAAATGTTTGGGTAA
- the LOC106087200 gene encoding thymidylate kinase, whose product MVSGSIKRGAFIVLEGCDRCGKSTQSRSLVEFLQNNSVPVKYMAFPERTSNIGQVINAYLTNKQQLNDETIHLLFTANRWEHKNEIIEQLNSGTTLVVDRYSYSGIAYSTAKGMSKEWCMGPETGLPRPDLVFYLKTSIDALLDRGNFGEERYEREEFQQKVGKVFDDIYNSEKSYWYEIDASQPKEVIHSIIKEKALQVLKEVETTATRILKWTEKYHADAC is encoded by the coding sequence ATGGTTTCTGGTTCTATAAAAcgtggtgcatttattgtcttgGAAGGATGTGATCGTTGTGGAAAATCCACGCAATCCCGCAGCTTGGTGGAATTCTTACAAAACAACTCCGTACCCGTCAAATATATGGCATTTCCGGAGCGCACATCAAATATCGGCCAGGTTATAAATGCATATCTGACCAATAAGCAGCAATTGAAtgatgaaaccatccatttactCTTTACCGCGAATAGATGGgaacataaaaatgaaatcatTGAACAATTAAATTCAGGCACTACTCTAGTGGTAGATCGCTATTCATACAGTGGCATAGCATATAGCACGGCCAAAGGCATGTCAAAAGAATGGTGTATGGGTCCCGAAACTGGTCTACCTAGGCCtgatttggttttttatttgaaaacgtCCATTGACGCATTGCTGGATCGAGGAAATTTTGGCGAAGAACGTTACGAAAGGGAGGAATTTCAACAGAAAGTTGGCAAAGTCTTTGATGACATTTACAATTCGGAAAAAAGCTATTGGTATGAAATCGATGCAAGTCAGCCAAAGGAAGTGATACATTCCATTATTAAGGAGAAAGCTTTGCAAGTATTAAAGGAAGTTGAAACAACTGCAACCCGAATATTGAAATGGACAGAAAAATATCATGCAGATGCATGTTAA